A single Pan paniscus chromosome 21, NHGRI_mPanPan1-v2.0_pri, whole genome shotgun sequence DNA region contains:
- the NNAT gene encoding neuronatin isoform X2, whose amino-acid sequence MAAVAAASAELLIIGWYIFRVLLQVFRYSLQKLAYTVSRTGRQVLGERRQRAPN is encoded by the exons ATGGCGGCAGTGGCGGCGGCCTCGGCTGAACTGCTCATCATCGGCTGGTACATCTTCCGCGTGCTGCTGCAG GTGTTCAGGTACTCCCTGCAGAAGCTGGCATACACGGTGTCGCGGACCGGGCGGCAGGTGTTGGGGGAGCGCAGGCAGCGAGCCCCCAACTGA
- the NNAT gene encoding neuronatin isoform X3 produces the protein MAAVAAASAELLIIGWYIFRVLLQVFLECCIYWVGFAFRNPPGTQPIARSVQVLPAEAGIHGVADRAAGVGGAQAASPQLRPQLPALGGRIIRCSCASRPAREPVPRRNVGSPLFPRQRSTWQGQ, from the exons ATGGCGGCAGTGGCGGCGGCCTCGGCTGAACTGCTCATCATCGGCTGGTACATCTTCCGCGTGCTGCTGCAG GTGTTCCTGGAATGCTGCATTTACTGGGTAGGATTCGCTTTTCGAAATCCTCCAGGGACACAGCCCATTGCGAGAA GTGTTCAGGTACTCCCTGCAGAAGCTGGCATACACGGTGTCGCGGACCGGGCGGCAGGTGTTGGGGGAGCGCAGGCAGCGAGCCCCCAACTGAGgccccagctcccagccctgGGCGGCCGTATCATCAGGTGCTCCTGTGCATCTCGGCCAGCACGGGAGCCAGTGCCGCGCAGGAATGTGGGGTCCCCTCTGTTCCCTCGCCAGAGGAGCACTTGGCAAGGTCAGTGA
- the NNAT gene encoding neuronatin isoform X1 — protein sequence MAAVAAASAELLIIGWYIFRVLLQVFLECCIYWVGFAFRNPPGTQPIARSEVFRYSLQKLAYTVSRTGRQVLGERRQRAPN from the exons ATGGCGGCAGTGGCGGCGGCCTCGGCTGAACTGCTCATCATCGGCTGGTACATCTTCCGCGTGCTGCTGCAG GTGTTCCTGGAATGCTGCATTTACTGGGTAGGATTCGCTTTTCGAAATCCTCCAGGGACACAGCCCATTGCGAGAAGTGAG GTGTTCAGGTACTCCCTGCAGAAGCTGGCATACACGGTGTCGCGGACCGGGCGGCAGGTGTTGGGGGAGCGCAGGCAGCGAGCCCCCAACTGA
- the LOC117977133 gene encoding peptidyl-prolyl cis-trans isomerase A-like, which translates to MVSPTLFFDITVDDAPLGPYSFELFADKIPKTAENFRAVSTGEKGFGYKVSCFHRIIPGFICQGGDFTCHNGTGGKSICGEKSDDENFILKHTGPGILSVVNAGPNTNGSQFVICTAKTEWLDGKHVVFGKVKEGMKIVEAMERFGSRNGKTSKKITTADCRQLQ; encoded by the coding sequence ATGGTCAGCCCCACCTTGTTCTTTGACATCACTGTCGATGACGCGCCCTTAGGCCCCTACTCCTTCGAGCTGTTTGCAGACAAGATTCCAAAGACAGCAGAAAACTTTCGTGCTGTGAGCACTGGAGAGAAAGGATTTGGTTATAAGGTTTCCTGCTTTCACAGAATTATTCCAGGATTTATATGTCAGGGTGGTGACTTCACATGCCATAATGGCACTGGTGGCAAGTCCATCTGTGGGGAGAAATCTGATGATGAGAACTTCATCCTAAAGCATACAGGTCCTGGCATCTTGTCCGTGGTAAATGCTGGACCCAACACAAACGGTTCCCAGTTTGTCATCTGCACTGCCAAGACTGAGTGGTTGGATGGCAAGCATGTAGTCTTTGGCAAGGTGAAAGAAGGCATGAAGATCGTGGAGGCCATGGAGCGCTTTGGGTCCAGGAATGGCAAGACCAGCAAGAAGATCACCACTGCTGACTGTAGACAACTCCAATAA